A region from the Lysobacter sp. BMK333-48F3 genome encodes:
- a CDS encoding TlpA disulfide reductase family protein, whose product MSRVPASSSIATVLRGLFAGLLLAWCGAAGAQLASAPLSAPPSSDASAPRTALRIGQAPPEWLGLDRQGRSLQVGQYRGRALLVVFWASWCGQCRSELPLLSALRRGFGRERLAVVAINHAEPRRDFDAFVRLNPGLDFDFVHDPGPVARHYGVRAVPQVFLIDAQGRLVHQQRGYSPQKIEALARELRKRLPASGDAG is encoded by the coding sequence GTGAGCCGGGTGCCGGCCTCGTCGTCCATCGCGACCGTCCTGCGCGGCTTGTTCGCCGGCCTGCTGCTGGCCTGGTGCGGCGCCGCCGGCGCCCAACTCGCCAGCGCGCCGCTGAGCGCGCCCCCTTCCAGCGATGCGTCGGCGCCGCGCACCGCCTTGCGCATCGGCCAGGCGCCGCCGGAATGGCTGGGCCTGGATCGCCAGGGCCGTTCGCTGCAGGTCGGCCAGTACCGCGGCCGCGCGCTGCTGGTGGTGTTCTGGGCCAGTTGGTGCGGGCAATGCCGCAGCGAACTGCCGCTGCTGTCGGCGCTGCGCCGCGGTTTCGGCCGCGAGCGGCTGGCGGTGGTGGCGATCAACCACGCCGAACCGCGCCGCGATTTCGACGCCTTCGTCCGCCTCAACCCTGGCCTGGACTTCGACTTCGTCCACGACCCCGGCCCGGTGGCGCGCCATTACGGCGTACGTGCGGTGCCGCAGGTGTTCCTGATCGACGCCCAGGGCCGCCTGGTGCACCAACAGCGCGGCTACTCGCCGCAGAAGATCGAAGCGCTGGCGCGCGAACTGCGCAAGCGGCTGCCCGCCTCCGGCGACGCCGGCTGA
- a CDS encoding LytTR family DNA-binding domain-containing protein, translating to MSPPSFSSAAVADPAVERAPTPPGSWERYQPWRRSAEVSAWVLLFAVNAVAGSLTALMDIRRAGLDIPSWAPPVWEGSSCLVALALAPALVWFTRRVPWGFDRWRRALVLHLLGSLAWSVLHVSAMVAIRKLVYLSLGERYDFGFWPLEYGYEYLKDVRSYAYMVLGIEGYRLLLRRWQGEASVLAPAEGVPEPAQPERPERFLVRKLGKEFLIAASEVEWLQAASNYVNLHLRGRDYPLRTTMAALESQLDPARFVRVHRSYMVNLDCVGEIEPLDSGDARITMSDGTRIPCSRRYRGALRSERRAA from the coding sequence ATGAGTCCGCCTTCGTTCTCGTCCGCCGCCGTCGCCGACCCCGCCGTCGAGCGCGCGCCCACGCCACCCGGTTCATGGGAGCGCTACCAACCCTGGCGGCGCAGCGCCGAGGTCTCGGCCTGGGTGCTGTTGTTCGCGGTCAATGCGGTGGCCGGCAGCCTGACCGCGCTGATGGACATCCGCCGCGCCGGCCTCGACATCCCGAGCTGGGCGCCGCCGGTGTGGGAAGGCAGCAGTTGCCTGGTCGCGCTGGCGCTGGCGCCGGCCCTGGTCTGGTTCACCCGCCGGGTGCCCTGGGGCTTCGACCGCTGGCGCCGGGCGCTGGTCCTGCACCTGCTCGGCAGCCTGGCCTGGTCGGTGCTGCACGTCAGCGCGATGGTCGCGATCCGCAAGCTGGTCTACCTGAGCCTGGGCGAACGCTACGACTTCGGCTTCTGGCCGCTGGAGTACGGCTACGAATACCTCAAGGACGTGCGCAGCTACGCCTACATGGTGCTGGGGATCGAAGGCTACCGGCTGCTGCTGCGGCGCTGGCAGGGCGAGGCCAGCGTGCTGGCGCCGGCCGAAGGCGTGCCCGAGCCGGCCCAGCCCGAGCGCCCGGAGCGGTTCCTGGTGCGCAAGCTGGGCAAGGAATTCCTGATCGCCGCCAGCGAGGTCGAATGGCTGCAGGCGGCGTCGAACTACGTCAACCTGCACCTGCGCGGCCGCGACTATCCGCTGCGCACCACCATGGCCGCGCTGGAATCCCAGCTCGACCCGGCGCGCTTCGTGCGCGTGCACCGCAGCTACATGGTCAACCTGGACTGCGTCGGCGAGATCGAGCCGCTGGACAGCGGCGATGCGCGCATCACCATGAGCGACGGCACCCGCATCCCGTGCAGCCGGCGCTACCGCGGCGCGTTGCGCTCGGAACGGCGCGCGGCCTGA
- a CDS encoding acyltransferase family protein, whose product MPRRHDIDALRALAFALLILYHCAMLYVADWDWHLKSTHLSEALQLPMLAVNRWRMDLIFLISGLSVHFLLRGGQLGRFVAQRSWRLLLPLSFGCLVVVPIQPYAQGVANGLVEPGFVDFLLRYYRFQPWPEGAFDGWQYGFTWNHLWYLAYLWVYTVVFAALLPLFRHRAGRALHARLVALRGPALWILPALPLALATCLLQPLFEETGDLIHDWYRHAIYFTVFAYGYWLGNDAGLWAELARLRRRSLALALALLAVYLALVIVLPEQIPDALQYAVWTLRNLYLWCAIVAILGWARACLDRPFAWLPWANEAVYPWYVLHQSLTVLIAYWILPLRFGPVLEPAIVVAGTVAGCWLLHAGIRRVAWLRPCFGLKAGPRQAAGAAAQAAQAAQAA is encoded by the coding sequence ATGCCCCGCCGCCACGACATCGACGCCTTGCGCGCCCTCGCCTTCGCCCTGCTGATCCTCTACCACTGCGCGATGCTCTACGTCGCCGACTGGGACTGGCACCTCAAGAGCACCCACCTGTCCGAAGCGCTGCAGCTGCCGATGCTGGCGGTGAACCGTTGGCGCATGGACCTGATCTTCCTGATCTCGGGCCTGTCGGTGCACTTCCTGCTGCGCGGCGGCCAGCTCGGCCGCTTCGTCGCCCAGCGCAGCTGGCGCCTGTTGCTGCCGCTGAGCTTCGGCTGCTTGGTGGTGGTGCCGATCCAGCCCTATGCCCAGGGCGTGGCCAACGGCCTGGTCGAACCCGGCTTCGTCGACTTCCTGCTGCGCTACTACCGCTTCCAGCCCTGGCCGGAGGGCGCCTTCGACGGCTGGCAGTACGGCTTCACCTGGAACCATCTGTGGTACCTGGCCTACCTGTGGGTCTACACGGTGGTGTTCGCCGCCTTGCTGCCGTTGTTCCGCCACCGCGCCGGGCGCGCCCTGCACGCGCGTCTGGTGGCGTTGCGCGGGCCGGCGCTGTGGATCCTGCCGGCGCTGCCGCTGGCGTTGGCGACCTGCCTGCTGCAACCGCTGTTCGAGGAAACCGGCGACCTGATCCACGACTGGTACCGGCATGCGATCTATTTCACCGTGTTCGCCTACGGCTATTGGCTGGGCAACGACGCCGGCCTGTGGGCCGAACTGGCCCGGCTGCGCCGGCGCAGCCTGGCCCTGGCGCTGGCCTTGCTGGCGGTCTATCTGGCCCTGGTGATCGTCCTGCCCGAACAGATCCCCGACGCCTTGCAGTACGCGGTCTGGACCCTGCGCAACCTGTACCTGTGGTGCGCGATCGTCGCGATCCTGGGCTGGGCGCGGGCCTGCCTGGACCGTCCGTTCGCCTGGCTGCCCTGGGCCAACGAGGCGGTGTATCCCTGGTACGTGCTGCACCAGAGCCTGACCGTGCTGATCGCCTACTGGATCCTGCCGCTGCGGTTCGGGCCGGTGCTGGAGCCGGCGATCGTGGTCGCCGGCACCGTGGCCGGTTGCTGGCTGCTGCATGCCGGCATCCGCCGGGTGGCATGGCTGCGGCCGTGCTTCGGGCTGAAGGCCGGGCCGAGGCAAGCTGCGGGCGCAGCCGCGCAGGCGGCGCAGGCAGCGCAGGCGGCTTGA
- a CDS encoding glutathione peroxidase — MTTAYDFSANDIDGQTQSLDRYRDKVLLIVNVASKCGFTPQYTGLEKLQREYHTRGFEVLGFPCDQFGHQEPGDEAEIKNFCSLTYDVSFPMYAKIDVNGDAAHPLWKWLKDEKGGFLGIDAIKWNFTKFLVGRDGRVIKRYAPTDKPESIAADIEKALA, encoded by the coding sequence ATGACCACCGCCTACGACTTCTCCGCCAACGACATCGACGGCCAGACCCAGTCGCTGGACCGTTACCGCGACAAGGTGCTGCTGATCGTCAACGTCGCCTCCAAGTGCGGCTTCACCCCGCAGTACACCGGCCTGGAAAAGCTCCAGCGCGAGTACCACACCCGCGGCTTCGAGGTGCTGGGTTTCCCCTGCGACCAGTTCGGCCACCAGGAGCCCGGCGACGAGGCCGAGATCAAGAATTTCTGCTCGCTGACCTACGACGTGAGCTTCCCGATGTACGCCAAGATCGACGTCAACGGCGACGCAGCGCATCCGCTGTGGAAGTGGCTGAAGGACGAGAAGGGCGGCTTCCTCGGCATCGACGCGATCAAGTGGAACTTCACCAAGTTCCTGGTTGGCCGCGACGGCCGGGTGATCAAGCGCTACGCCCCGACCGACAAGCCCGAATCGATCGCCGCCGACATCGAGAAAGCGTTGGCCTGA
- a CDS encoding TonB-dependent receptor, with amino-acid sequence MSQHLRALRRHAPRAGVLAAAIGLSLASAAAFAQDAAPAAPAEGEAKTLDALMVTAQRKVERAKDVPVALTTVDREKLHVLGSGGGDIRFLSGRLPSLNIESSFGRAFPRFYIRGLGNTDFDLNASQPVSLVYDDIVLENPLLKGFPVFDLENVELLRGPQGTLFGRNTPAGVVKFESAKPTRELEGYGQISYGTYGTTNFEGAISGPLGANWSGRASGMYQRRGDWVDNTNPNARSNRELEGYDESALRLQLQYDGSDTFDALFNVHARHLKGTARLFRAMLFKPGSNDLVDGFDVEKVGIDGRNFQKLDTFGASARLSWDLSNDLTLYSITGYESADSLSRGDIDGGIGAEFLPGGSTPRGIPFAAESADGLPDHRQWTQEFRLESNYAGPFNWQAGLFYFDEDITVDSLNYDTLGGGAQAGHAQQKQRNKAWAAFGSVEYAVTERFKLRGGLRYTQDEKDFSASVLQSAPFGAPVSGPFKVSTDVDDVSWDISGVFQATDDINLYARVAKGFRAPSIQGRLLFQVPPSPSVADAEKVISYEAGLKADLWDKRARLGVALFRYTVDNQQLNAVGGALNQTILVNADKTLGQGFEVDLDAYVTDNLMVTFGASYNDTEIQDGNLFVAPCGGGCTVTDPLVVRNGQTLAAIDGNPLPQAPKWVYNLTARYTLPLANGNEFYVYTDWAYRSEVNFFLYESKEFRGKSLTEGGLRVGYMWDDGRYDLALYGRNILDEVRAVGGIDFNNLVGFVNDPRIVGVEFKASF; translated from the coding sequence ATGTCCCAGCACCTTCGTGCTCTCCGTCGTCATGCCCCGCGCGCCGGCGTCCTCGCCGCCGCGATCGGCCTGAGCCTGGCCTCCGCCGCCGCCTTCGCCCAAGACGCCGCGCCCGCCGCGCCGGCCGAAGGCGAAGCCAAGACCCTCGATGCGCTGATGGTGACCGCGCAGCGCAAGGTCGAACGCGCCAAGGACGTGCCGGTCGCCCTGACCACGGTCGACCGCGAAAAGCTGCACGTGCTCGGCTCCGGCGGCGGCGACATCCGCTTCCTGTCCGGCCGTCTGCCCAGTCTGAACATCGAATCCTCGTTCGGCCGCGCCTTCCCGCGCTTCTACATCCGCGGCCTGGGCAACACCGACTTCGATCTCAACGCCTCCCAGCCGGTCTCGCTGGTGTACGACGACATCGTCTTGGAGAACCCGCTGCTGAAGGGCTTCCCGGTGTTCGACCTGGAGAACGTCGAGCTGCTGCGCGGCCCGCAGGGCACCCTGTTCGGCCGCAACACCCCGGCTGGCGTGGTCAAGTTCGAATCGGCCAAGCCGACCCGCGAACTGGAAGGCTACGGCCAGATCTCCTACGGCACCTACGGCACCACCAACTTCGAAGGCGCGATCAGCGGCCCGCTCGGCGCCAACTGGTCCGGCCGCGCTTCGGGCATGTACCAGCGCCGCGGCGACTGGGTCGACAACACCAACCCGAACGCGCGCAGCAACCGCGAACTGGAAGGTTACGACGAGTCGGCGCTGCGCCTGCAGCTGCAGTACGACGGCAGCGACACCTTCGACGCGTTGTTCAACGTCCACGCGCGCCACCTCAAGGGCACCGCGCGGCTGTTCCGGGCGATGCTGTTCAAGCCGGGCAGCAACGACCTGGTCGACGGCTTCGACGTGGAAAAGGTCGGCATCGACGGGCGCAACTTCCAGAAGCTGGACACCTTCGGCGCCAGCGCGCGCCTGAGCTGGGACCTGTCCAACGACCTGACCCTGTACTCGATCACCGGCTACGAGTCGGCCGACTCGCTCAGCCGCGGCGACATCGACGGCGGCATCGGCGCCGAGTTCCTGCCCGGCGGCAGCACCCCGCGCGGCATCCCGTTCGCCGCCGAATCGGCCGACGGCCTGCCGGACCACCGCCAGTGGACCCAGGAGTTCCGCCTGGAATCGAACTACGCCGGTCCGTTCAACTGGCAGGCCGGCCTGTTCTACTTCGACGAAGACATCACCGTCGACAGCCTGAACTACGACACCCTCGGCGGCGGCGCGCAGGCCGGCCACGCGCAGCAGAAGCAGCGCAACAAGGCCTGGGCGGCGTTCGGCTCGGTCGAATACGCGGTCACCGAGCGCTTCAAGCTGCGCGGCGGCCTGCGCTATACCCAGGACGAGAAGGATTTCAGCGCCAGCGTGCTGCAGAGCGCGCCGTTCGGCGCGCCGGTGTCGGGCCCGTTCAAGGTGAGCACCGACGTCGACGACGTCAGCTGGGACATCAGCGGCGTGTTCCAGGCCACCGACGACATCAACCTGTACGCCCGCGTCGCCAAGGGCTTCCGCGCGCCCAGCATCCAGGGCCGCCTGCTGTTCCAGGTGCCGCCGAGCCCGTCGGTCGCCGACGCCGAGAAGGTGATCTCCTACGAAGCCGGCCTCAAGGCCGACCTGTGGGACAAGCGCGCCCGCCTCGGCGTGGCGCTGTTCCGCTACACCGTCGACAACCAGCAGCTCAACGCGGTCGGCGGCGCGCTCAACCAGACCATCCTGGTCAACGCCGACAAGACCCTGGGCCAGGGCTTCGAAGTCGACCTGGACGCCTATGTGACCGACAACCTGATGGTCACCTTCGGCGCCAGCTACAACGACACCGAAATCCAGGACGGCAACCTGTTCGTCGCCCCCTGCGGCGGCGGCTGCACCGTGACCGACCCGCTGGTGGTGCGCAACGGCCAGACCCTGGCGGCGATCGACGGCAACCCGCTGCCGCAGGCGCCGAAGTGGGTCTACAACCTGACCGCGCGCTACACCCTGCCGCTGGCCAACGGCAACGAGTTCTACGTCTACACCGACTGGGCCTACCGCAGCGAAGTGAACTTCTTCCTGTACGAGTCCAAGGAGTTCCGCGGCAAGTCGCTGACCGAAGGCGGCCTGCGCGTGGGCTACATGTGGGACGACGGCCGTTACGACCTGGCCCTGTACGGCCGCAACATCCTCGATGAGGTGCGCGCCGTCGGCGGCATCGACTTCAACAACCTGGTCGGTTTCGTCAACGACCCGCGCATCGTCGGCGTCGAGTTCAAGGCTTCGTTCTAA
- a CDS encoding amidohydrolase family protein: MSGHALAAETVRYLALVDGGKQAGQQVVTRADDGTTTVDFVFKDNGRGPELKETYTLAEDGTYRSYQVTGLETFGAKVDESFRRDGDKAVWKSTSDAGEMQVQGTGLYSPLGGTPAGYSVALQALAKRKDGVLPLLPNGSLSLRKLDEAEVSRDGRSQKVALYAVNGAGFSPDFVWATTGAQPRLFASIYPGFLQLIEDGWQGSAAALETRQKAAEGKLLVDLRKQLGMPLPGATVLQNVRVFDSEHARLGEPTDVVVANGRIASIGKVADPQKYTRIVEGAGRTLLPGLFDMHGHVSRWDGGLNIAAGVTTVRDMGNDNATLQQIIGEIKGGTLMSPNVVPAGFIEGESSYSARNGFVIKNLDEAKKAVDWYAANGYPQIKIYNSFPKDALRDTVAYAHAKGLRVSGHVPAFMRAQDVADQGFDEIQHINQLMLNFFVDDKTDTRTLQRFYLVADKTAAVDLDSKPVQDFIAMLAKKQIAIDPTLATFEFLHQRNGELWPGFAEVAEHLPPDVQRARRAAELDIPDDATAARYRKSYDKLVEFVGRAYKAGVPLLAGTDEVPGFTLQHELALYVRAGLTPAQALQVATWNAAKAARVLDDRGSIAPGKRADLLLVDGDPTRNIGDIRKIALVVQGDTGYYPSEIYKALGVRAFAEPAKISN; encoded by the coding sequence TTGAGCGGTCACGCGCTGGCCGCCGAAACCGTGCGCTACCTGGCCCTGGTCGACGGCGGCAAGCAGGCCGGCCAGCAGGTGGTGACCCGCGCCGACGACGGCACCACCACGGTCGACTTCGTGTTCAAGGACAACGGCCGCGGCCCCGAGCTCAAGGAAACCTACACCCTGGCCGAGGACGGCACCTACCGCAGCTACCAGGTGACCGGACTGGAGACCTTCGGCGCCAAGGTCGACGAAAGCTTCCGCCGCGACGGCGACAAGGCGGTGTGGAAGTCGACTTCCGACGCCGGCGAAATGCAGGTCCAGGGCACCGGCCTGTACTCGCCGCTGGGCGGCACGCCGGCCGGTTACTCGGTGGCGCTGCAGGCCCTGGCCAAGCGCAAGGATGGCGTCCTGCCGCTGCTGCCCAACGGCAGCCTGAGCCTGCGCAAGCTCGACGAGGCCGAAGTCAGCCGCGACGGGCGCAGCCAGAAAGTGGCCTTGTACGCGGTCAACGGCGCCGGTTTCTCGCCCGATTTCGTCTGGGCCACCACCGGCGCGCAGCCGCGTCTGTTCGCCTCGATCTATCCGGGTTTCCTGCAGTTGATCGAGGACGGCTGGCAGGGCAGCGCCGCGGCGCTAGAAACCCGGCAGAAGGCCGCCGAAGGCAAGCTGCTGGTCGACCTGCGCAAGCAATTGGGCATGCCGTTGCCCGGCGCGACCGTGCTGCAGAACGTGCGCGTGTTCGATAGCGAGCACGCCCGCCTCGGCGAGCCGACCGACGTGGTGGTGGCCAACGGCCGCATCGCCTCGATCGGCAAGGTCGCCGATCCTCAGAAGTACACCCGCATCGTCGAGGGCGCCGGCCGCACCCTGCTGCCGGGCCTGTTCGACATGCACGGCCACGTTTCGCGCTGGGACGGCGGGCTCAACATCGCCGCCGGCGTGACCACCGTGCGCGACATGGGCAACGACAACGCGACCCTGCAGCAGATCATCGGCGAGATCAAGGGCGGCACGCTGATGTCGCCGAACGTGGTCCCGGCCGGCTTCATCGAGGGCGAGAGCAGCTATTCCGCGCGCAACGGCTTCGTGATCAAGAACCTGGACGAAGCCAAGAAGGCGGTCGACTGGTACGCCGCCAACGGCTATCCGCAGATCAAGATCTACAACTCGTTCCCCAAGGACGCGTTGCGCGACACGGTCGCCTACGCCCACGCCAAGGGCCTGCGGGTCAGCGGCCACGTGCCGGCGTTCATGCGCGCCCAGGACGTCGCCGACCAGGGTTTCGACGAGATCCAGCACATCAACCAGCTGATGCTGAATTTCTTCGTCGACGACAAGACCGACACCCGCACCCTGCAGCGTTTCTATCTGGTCGCCGACAAGACCGCCGCGGTGGACCTGGATTCCAAGCCGGTGCAGGACTTCATCGCCATGCTGGCGAAGAAGCAGATCGCGATCGACCCGACCCTGGCCACCTTCGAGTTCCTGCACCAGCGCAACGGCGAGCTGTGGCCGGGCTTCGCCGAAGTCGCCGAGCACCTGCCGCCGGACGTGCAGCGCGCGCGCCGCGCCGCCGAGCTGGATATTCCCGACGACGCCACCGCGGCGCGCTACCGCAAGTCCTACGACAAGCTGGTCGAGTTCGTCGGCCGCGCCTACAAGGCCGGCGTGCCGCTGTTGGCCGGCACCGACGAGGTGCCCGGCTTCACCCTGCAGCACGAGCTGGCCTTGTACGTGCGCGCCGGCCTGACCCCGGCGCAGGCGCTGCAGGTGGCGACCTGGAACGCGGCCAAGGCGGCGCGGGTGCTCGACGACCGCGGCTCGATCGCCCCGGGCAAGCGCGCCGACCTGCTGCTGGTCGACGGCGATCCGACCCGCAACATCGGCGACATCCGCAAGATCGCCCTGGTCGTGCAGGGTGACACCGGCTACTACCCCAGCGAGATCTACAAGGCCCTGGGCGTGCGCGCCTTCGCCGAGCCGGCCAAGATCTCCAACTGA
- a CDS encoding M3 family metallopeptidase yields the protein MKHPLALALAVALVATVPGLAHNAQAQTAAAQAVKNDAQSHANPFFQESPLPLQFPQFDKIKDADFAPAFDRGMADQLKEIQAIADNPQAPTFDNTILAMERSGRILSRAIATFFNLVGTDTNPTRQKLQQDYAPKLSAHRDAIALNPKLFERIKTLHGQRESLGLDAEGVRLIERYYTDFVRGGANLSEPQKARLKAINSELAELGAKFSENVLEEVKDSAIVVDSKAELDGLSDERIAAAAEAAKARKLEGKYLLTLLNTTGQPPETDLTNRALREKLHKASVARGSRGNKYDNTAIVSKVVTLRTERAKMMGYPNYAAYVLEDETAKNAEAVNKMLGQLAPAAVANAQREAADLQAMIDKEQAAKGEKSFKLEPWDWAFYAEKVRKEKFAFDEAQLKPYFEMKNVLENGVFYAAGQLYGLKFKQRTDLPLYHADTSVYDVYDANGKQLAIFIADMYARDSKRGGAWMNSYVEQSELFGTLPVVANHLNIPKPPAGKPTLMTWDEVTTMFHEFGHALHGMFSNVKYPYFSGTSVPRDFVEFPSQVNEMWADWPSVLANYAKHYQTGEPMPKELLDKVLAASKFNQGFTTTEYLGAAMLDQNWHQLSDASQVPAAKDVMAFEAAALKKDGIAYAPVPPRYRTPYFSHIMGGYAAGYYAYIWSEVLDANTVEWIKQHGGLTRENGDRFRATLLSRGGSKDALQLFRDFSGHEPKIQPLLERRGLTAPASAAPAK from the coding sequence ATGAAGCATCCCCTCGCCCTGGCGCTGGCCGTGGCCCTGGTCGCCACCGTTCCCGGTCTGGCCCACAATGCCCAGGCCCAGACTGCCGCCGCCCAAGCCGTGAAAAACGACGCCCAATCGCACGCCAATCCGTTCTTCCAGGAAAGCCCGCTGCCGCTGCAGTTCCCGCAGTTCGACAAGATCAAGGACGCCGACTTCGCGCCGGCCTTCGATCGCGGCATGGCCGATCAGCTCAAGGAAATCCAGGCGATCGCCGACAACCCGCAGGCGCCGACCTTCGACAACACCATCCTGGCGATGGAGCGCTCCGGCCGCATCCTCAGCCGCGCCATCGCGACCTTCTTCAACCTGGTCGGCACCGACACCAATCCGACCCGGCAGAAGCTGCAGCAGGACTACGCACCCAAGCTGTCCGCGCACCGCGACGCGATCGCGCTGAACCCGAAGCTGTTCGAGCGCATCAAGACCCTGCACGGCCAGCGCGAATCGCTGGGCCTGGACGCCGAAGGCGTGCGCCTGATCGAACGCTACTACACCGACTTCGTCCGCGGCGGCGCCAACCTCAGCGAGCCGCAGAAGGCGCGCCTGAAGGCGATCAATTCCGAGCTGGCCGAGCTGGGCGCCAAGTTCAGCGAGAACGTGCTCGAGGAAGTGAAGGACTCGGCGATCGTGGTCGACAGCAAGGCCGAGCTCGACGGTCTGTCCGACGAGCGCATCGCCGCCGCCGCCGAAGCGGCCAAGGCGCGCAAGCTGGAAGGCAAGTACCTGCTGACCCTGCTCAACACCACCGGCCAGCCGCCGGAAACCGACCTGACCAACCGCGCCCTGCGCGAGAAGCTGCACAAGGCTTCGGTCGCGCGCGGCAGCCGCGGCAACAAGTACGACAACACCGCCATCGTCTCCAAGGTCGTCACCTTGCGCACCGAACGCGCCAAGATGATGGGCTACCCGAACTACGCCGCCTATGTGCTCGAGGACGAGACCGCCAAGAACGCCGAAGCGGTCAACAAGATGCTCGGCCAGCTGGCTCCGGCCGCGGTCGCCAACGCCCAGCGCGAGGCCGCCGACCTGCAGGCGATGATCGACAAGGAACAGGCCGCCAAGGGCGAGAAGAGCTTCAAGCTCGAGCCGTGGGACTGGGCCTTCTACGCCGAGAAGGTGCGCAAGGAGAAGTTCGCCTTCGACGAAGCCCAGCTCAAGCCCTACTTCGAGATGAAGAACGTGCTCGAGAACGGCGTGTTCTACGCCGCCGGCCAGTTGTACGGGCTGAAGTTCAAGCAGCGCACCGACCTGCCGCTGTACCACGCCGACACCAGCGTCTACGACGTGTACGACGCCAACGGCAAGCAACTGGCGATCTTCATCGCCGACATGTACGCGCGCGACTCCAAGCGCGGCGGCGCGTGGATGAACTCCTACGTCGAGCAGTCGGAACTGTTCGGCACCCTGCCGGTGGTGGCCAACCACCTCAACATCCCCAAGCCGCCGGCCGGCAAGCCGACGCTGATGACCTGGGACGAGGTCACCACCATGTTCCACGAGTTCGGCCATGCCCTGCACGGCATGTTCTCGAACGTGAAGTACCCCTACTTCTCCGGCACCAGCGTGCCGCGCGACTTCGTCGAGTTCCCCTCGCAGGTCAACGAGATGTGGGCCGACTGGCCGTCGGTGCTGGCCAACTACGCCAAGCACTACCAGACCGGCGAGCCGATGCCGAAGGAACTGCTCGACAAGGTGCTGGCGGCGTCCAAGTTCAACCAGGGCTTCACCACCACCGAGTACCTGGGCGCGGCGATGCTCGACCAGAACTGGCACCAGCTCTCCGACGCCTCGCAGGTGCCGGCGGCCAAGGACGTGATGGCCTTCGAAGCCGCGGCGCTGAAGAAGGACGGCATCGCCTACGCGCCGGTGCCGCCGCGCTACCGCACCCCGTACTTCAGCCACATCATGGGCGGCTACGCGGCCGGCTACTACGCCTACATCTGGTCGGAAGTGCTGGACGCCAACACCGTGGAGTGGATCAAGCAGCACGGCGGCCTGACCCGCGAGAACGGCGACCGCTTCCGCGCCACCCTGCTCTCGCGCGGCGGCAGCAAGGACGCGCTGCAGTTGTTCCGCGACTTCTCCGGCCACGAGCCGAAGATCCAGCCGCTGCTGGAACGTCGCGGCCTGACCGCGCCGGCGAGCGCCGCGCCGGCTAAATAA
- a CDS encoding response regulator, with amino-acid sequence MAAIPTVLPGSTGNDHRNERRIAVVERDPMLRQQILQSLQTRQFAVLECANATALYRNLLNAPCDIAVIASDLPDDNPRIVAQHLRQHSDIGIIVLDAEANACGDAYEEIADACLAKPVDLDRLTSVVAAMHSLQHHMRALPARAGNGAMPDWELAADGWTLRTPDGAAIDLSAPERSVLLRLVNAGAGGHPVSHDSLIGSLTSDVYDFDPHRLEMLIYRLRKKVALMSPLPLPLRAVRGMGYLCTVVRAPG; translated from the coding sequence ATGGCCGCCATTCCCACAGTCCTGCCCGGCAGCACCGGCAACGACCACCGCAACGAACGCCGCATCGCGGTGGTCGAACGCGATCCGATGCTGCGACAGCAGATCCTGCAATCGCTGCAAACCCGGCAATTCGCCGTGCTCGAATGCGCCAACGCCACGGCGCTGTACCGCAACCTGCTCAACGCGCCGTGCGATATCGCGGTGATCGCCAGCGACCTGCCCGACGACAATCCGCGCATCGTCGCCCAGCACCTGCGCCAGCATTCCGACATCGGCATCATCGTCCTCGACGCCGAGGCCAACGCCTGCGGCGACGCCTACGAGGAAATCGCCGACGCCTGCCTGGCCAAGCCGGTCGACCTGGACCGGCTGACCTCGGTGGTCGCCGCGATGCACAGCCTGCAACACCACATGCGCGCCCTGCCCGCGCGCGCCGGCAACGGCGCGATGCCGGACTGGGAACTGGCCGCCGACGGCTGGACCCTGCGCACGCCCGACGGCGCGGCGATCGATCTCAGCGCGCCCGAACGCAGCGTGCTGCTGCGCCTGGTCAACGCCGGCGCCGGCGGCCATCCGGTCTCGCACGACAGCCTGATCGGTTCGCTGACCAGCGATGTCTACGACTTCGATCCGCATCGGCTGGAGATGCTGATCTACCGCTTGCGCAAGAAAGTCGCGCTGATGAGTCCGCTGCCCTTGCCGCTGCGCGCGGTGCGCGGCATGGGCTATCTGTGCACGGTGGTGCGCGCGCCCGGCTGA